Within Coffea arabica cultivar ET-39 chromosome 4e, Coffea Arabica ET-39 HiFi, whole genome shotgun sequence, the genomic segment GTCCCTAACttttccattcgtgatcttttgattcgagaggcgcatagtggtggtctcatgggacatTTTGGGATTGTTAAGACTCTagccatgttacaagagcatttttactggcctcatatgcgtagagatgttgaacgcatggttggtagatgtgtcacTTATCATAAGGCGAAACCTAAAACAAATCCATACGCCTTGTATACCCTATTGCCTATCCCTCACtatccttgggtagacttgtctCTGGACTTTGTCTTGGGACTACTTAGgtcaccaaggggtaatgactccatctttctAGTGGTTGATCGATtgtctaagatggctcattttatcccttgtcACAAAACcgatgatgcatctcatattgctaacttgttcttcaaaaaaattgtccgtctgcatggtatgcctaagaccattgttagtgatggagatgtaaagttcttgagttatttttggaagactttgtggtctaaacttggcactagattgttattctccaccaccagtcatccacaaagcgatggacaaactgaagttgttaatcgcacacttggtactctacttcgggctttgattaaaagaatcttaaatcatgggaagagtgtttgcctcatgttgaatttgcttacaatcgaactgttcatagtgcaacacactactcaccttttgagatcgtttatggctttaaccccCTGACCCCCTGAATTtggtacccttaccttcctctgagcacacacgcttagatgggaaaaaaaaGTTGATTTTGTGctcaggttacatgaagccgttcgggcaaacattgagaggcgtactcaacaatacatccagcaaggcAACAAGCACTGTcgtaagatgatttttgagcctggagattgggtttggcaaCACCTGAGGAAAACGAGATTCCTCAAGCAACgtcaaagcaaattgtcccaaAGGGGTGATGGACCCTTTCGagtgctccaacgagtcaatgacaacgcataccaATTGGAGCTACccggggagtacaatgttagcgcgatCTTCAATGTCGCGGATttgagcccatttcttgacgaggaggatccagatttgagggcaaatccttctcaagaggaggggactgatgtgtgtctcagcccacgcaatgacccagtccgagttcatTGGGCCcggtcacacgtgcacgggccaagctcttcaaagaatccctccaaacccttgttcgaattgtccaagaccaacatggagtccatagagatattgaaggcttggaaggagacaatcaagttatctacatcACGATCAAGCCCATGAAgtgtcaagtgggcctccaagtgagttggccgagtagggccttaggccttagtgttatttgagagttagattagttgttctagtagagcatgggccggcccatcttgatcccaagatggccaaATTCCCCTTTCCTATTTTCCTTAGGTTTCAGTGGCcattagcctataaaaaggcttgctttgtaaggttttgggggtagacgttttatgaataaaatttgcTTAGATTTTCGACTTTCTTCCTTGTGAGAATTTTGAGCCTTTACTTGCTCTTGGCAAGGgtgttgagcaatcttgcgtcttgtccttgattgttctaccgacctatccactggagtattcaccttctattggagtcgtcgttctaccgccttctACCAATTCGTATCGTCCGTGTTGGTTTTAGGAcccgcaatccaagcattggacaacctcgctagatccttgggtaaatgtgctatgtgtctcgaaatgagttgatcgaggaccgtatcatcTCCTTATTCATCATCCCCAAGAGGTTTCTTGCCTGTCCCTGCTCAAATTACGATCCTGGGTATATAATAAGACTTAAATTACCTTGAAAATAGTCCAAAGTAAGGATTGGTAATAGCAGAGTTTAGAACTGTCGGAGCTTCTGCAAGTGTGGCCATGTAAACTTTGTCTTTGGATAGGTACAAAACTTCTCCTTCAATTATCTAAAACCCACAGAGTTCGAGAAACTTGACACATTCATTAAATTTTCCTACCTTGCTCTGTTATTACAAATAAATTAATCAAGTATACAATATAGTagataaaaaaatttgaatccTACATTGTTAGTAGATACTCgttatgcaaaaaaaaagtttcacaAGAATTGAGTGCTATAATGGTCATACAAATTATGTACGTGCAAAATGCCAAGGGAACATTACATTTTCAAAGGCACCACATTGCTTTTCTTGATATTGGTTCTTGAAATGCAGCCAAACCAAGCCGTACCGAGACCCCAACTCTCTGTAGCCTGCCCAAACATAGAGACACAATGTACAAGcatgtctctctctctctctctctctctctgcgatgcccccacttctctcaagggcgaacccaagagtatccgcgggacgcctgcctaactctcgccaggactcgagacaattccaattcaaacttaaaatctaatactaacaatgaaaatcggaataaaggtacgaagtcattttcatacataaatattcaatcttacatcacaatttcaaacttacaattacttttcccaaaatatacaacatccaaaagtgtctagtcgattacaatAAAAAAACTAATACAAAAGTGTCTCAAATCGGCATTTTCTTAACTTCTTCCATTCCGGTTcctattaagaaaaataaactaatgggatgagccactactcagtgaggccaagaaagtcATGCAAGCATGTAGTTCAAGTATCAATAATATTTATGCTATAAATGAAGCGATAAAATCAAGTAATTCACgattaacaattaaacacacttgagtaggatacaggagctctcaggagctaatttccacttgcttcgccatGGCTCGATCCGATACTCCCTTGTGATGACACTCCGTTGTTCGGGTAGGTATTATGTCCGTAGAAAtttcacttattacttcctccatccatcattctaccctctcggatccgtaaccaaacaagcacgaaaagggcgatactcgccgagtatgccgaacaagatctcaaaagatcaagttttgttttgttattcttttggttcatcaagcttctcgaccaagcccatgccgactCGAGTTGCAAGATTGGCTAAGAGAATTGGGTGTCCCCATAAGTcaaggaggttcactccactcgacatcacgaCACGCACGAAAACACGACATGCACTCGAAAACAGGTATATTTTgccgatgagattcactccaattgactttaaaaatcaagtttaatgcaagtaaagttcgagtaaaggagagcgagtacgataaagtacacactcctCTCATCAAGTAATAGTCACGCATATGAGCAAGATAGATCAAGTAAATACATCAAGTTatgcacttgatactcacctagtcaaaacaagagTGGTGCACAATCAAGTATTTTAGGCGTCCCTTgtgagattctcttgaaggtctccttgagtgcctgagcaaataatttacaattacacactatcactttTAAACCCCTTATTAACAAGAAAGAGATTGTACctttgtacaatctaagaaaatatcatgaaagagagccttaatcactcgtaaatcgagactcaaaagtgggatttaataatacaaggaaaacTGATTTTCATccttgaaatcaagtgtaaaatggtcaagcaatatcgaaggaaaatgaagagtccttaaaactcaatttcctttaagttcagaaatttcagatttgaggtgaattatttgaaaaatcatatctcattctctgtaggtccaaaattgaaagccttggtaccgttggaaactaattccaaagtactaaaagttcctagaaggtacttttccatgattcaaaatggaagatactcaaattttggcttaaagTTGCTGACTTGCACTTCTAAGGcagattcggggttggtttttggcaaaatttggaaattcagaaaaattcacagaatgtgaactagcctttcaaatttgaaaatcaattagagttacaatcaaggtttaaaacacaacaagcagaactaaaattggagttttgagagccaagatatagcagctcaaagttggctaaaattcctcattgatcaagaatttccaggtttgaaacatgaactttgggacttcagttgggcattgaaatggacttggaatggcataaaatttggtatgattacactAATATATGAGGGCTAcccttctatcaaatttcatacaaaaattcatATGGGAAGTCAGCTAACAAGACCACTAAAGTTCCAGGAATATCCAAGGTAATTCTACCTTATGATTACGTTTTCCTTTTTTCGGACCTTTagccaatgaaatcatctcaaacatggttcatttatgaaggaaaagtctaagaaacatccaacatacatttggtaggtgattaacaccaaaagtttcaaaataacaagtcccaatttgAGCTAAGCCATCAGCTAGcccaaagttagggttttctttctctgGTGCAGGTCTGTAATTTgcccataactcactcaattcaacttagaatggggcatggttggtggcattggaaactacattcataaggctactATTTCTCAGACGAAATCGTTTTGAAATTCTGTCcatcaaattcaagcaacaagtcccatcacctcattgactctctagCACAGCAACAAAACAGAACAGGTAACTTTGAAAAACTAGTACGGTTCACTCAAGTCAAATCAGGGGattcattttataccgttagaaaactggaattgtctagtttcaaatgccacaaacaacactcgattttgacatcgaaGGAAAGAGTTATGATCATTTAAAGTTCGCTGCCAGAGCACCTCTGTACacgttttccagctttgaaacCATTTCTAAAACTTACTAGATGATGATTACCGAACAAGATAATTTAACTTACTAAAACTAAGATTCAAAGGTTGGATGATGATTACCTCCTAGATGATgataaaccagaaaattttggtcactagagctccaagaaaaccgtgagaatgaAGCCGTCTTCCTAgtccaagatgatctccaagttgttTTAAGTTTGTACGgtgaatttgaggtgaaaaggtgcaagattgagtgagatgagatGGAGTTTTGgttccttcttcttccttgagGTTGTTCGGCTgccttgagagagaaaagagagaggtgGTGCTGATGCaaagcttcttggagaagcttggtaGGTGTAAGTTTTaagtgcacaaaagtcaactctccaatagtgcgcgtacgcacGTGTTTCGTGCCCGTTTCCTCTCGGacttgtttcacttgtgcactaatcctctaatgtacttcctttaatactattattatccactcttagtagtctaacaATAATTTCTAAAATCCTCCAATTAGTCACGCGCGTGAAGACGCGAACTTCTGACTTATgagcgataaagcgaaatttctaagaaattcttataacgataatataactaactatTACCAGGGTAATTattcataaaaatacctattttaagactaacgtatgagttctcaaatctccaagatcactgtactctcaaatcAATTATTGCCTCCAAACGCGGTTTCACTAAATCTcgctaaacgagcttccaaaaattaaatttattaataggacattttaaaaatatacgtaagtcatagttccaaaagggttgaaataaattatttggagaaaacaaatgaataaatatttaaataaactagtaatatacgataaaataagaaaatttaaggtcctcacacactctctctcttcccaGAAAGTCTATGCAATATATGAACTAAACCTAGGACTAATCGTCATTTATATTGCCTAATCAACTTCATTTAGAGCAAGAAGAATTTTTCAATAAAGTTTGAATAGACAAAATGGTATTTATGTCTCAATACCTTCATTTAAAAACATCTTTTATGTATTAGGATGTTACATTATTCTTGTTATTTACTATAGATTATGTCAACACTTTAAAAACATTACTATTAGAGAACTCCTTTTTATATTGATATTTAGAGTTTTAGCATTGTACTTGATAATGATGCCATAACctttgtaaataaataaaatctgTTTTTTAATTATCTATTCATTCATAAATTTAGTGTCCTAATACAAATCTTTTTAGATGGATAAGGAACAAAATGAAGTCGATGGAGAATATGACATTCAACAAAGGAAACGACAATTGGTTGCTACTGAAATTGTTTGTCATGTAATAAAGATGATAATTGCTCGAAAACTAAGCCATGCAAGTTATGTGGATCGACCCATTGGATATCGGTCTGCACAATGTCATTTAGTACGAGAGGAATTATTGATGCAACTTAGTACAAATGGATATTTGAGTAAAGTTATCCGTATGGGGCCAGAAACTTTTAGGCACTTTATGTGACTTATTGCAAACACATGGGGGTCTACAACCTACTCAAAGAGCCATGGTGCAGGAGCAAGTTGTTAAATTCCTCCATATATTAACAATTCCctcaaaaaatatcacaatgtCATACTTTTATCGTCGTTTCGGAGAAACTGTTAGtcatcattttcatagagttttACGAGCAATTATAGCATTGGAGGATCAATTTCTTCACCAGCTTATGGGAGAACAAGTTCCTTCAGAAATACTTAATAGTGCAAGATTTTATCCATATTATAAGGTGATATCAATTTTTTGACACcttattttaaaaattgtaaattcatatagaaattatattttaacaTAGTGTATAAGTATCAGGATTGTGTGGGTGCAATTGGTGGAACCCATGTTCGTGTTAAGGTGTCCAGCATTGATGCGGCAAAATATCGTGGTAGAAAAGAGCATCTAACACAAAATGTGCTAGCTGCATGTTCTTTGAATATGAGATTCACATATGTTCTACCCGGTTGGGAGGGACATGCATCGGATTCAAGGATCATAAAAAATGCGCTCACTAGAGAAGATAAATTAATCATTCCTAATGGTAATGCTTAGTTAATTATTCTTAGTGCATTTAATTAAGTAGTAACTATTTCATATTTGTATAGGTAAATATTATCTTGTTGATGTTGGATTCATGTTGAGAAGGGGACTTCTTACACCTTACAGAAATGTAAGATATCACTTGAAGGAATACTCAAGTCAACAACCGCAAAACTTTTGAGAACTATTCAATTTACGACATTCATCATTGCGTAATGCAATTGAGAGAGCATTTGGTGTCTTGAAAAAATGGTTTCCAATCATTGGAGATACTCAACCAACTTATAGTGTTGATGCAATCACAAATTGTGCTTGCGTGTTTTATATTACATAATTTTCTCGTGGAGTTTGATCCTGACTTGGAGTACATTAATGAAGCGGGTGAGGAATTGGCACGTCAATCTCCATCGGAGAAAGAAAGTGGAGATATAAGTGCTGAAAAAGATCATGCTCAAGGAGAGAGTTTAAGGAATGAAATAGCAATGCAAATGTGGAATGATTACTTGACTTGATgctagtttcttttgtttaagTTGTCATGTGATCCTTATTTTGTTAACTTGTACTCTTATATTAGTAGTGTGAGTTTATAAATGCAAGTTGCCACATGAATCTTCTTTTGTCTAATATGATTTTGTATGTTTTTGGATCTATAGAACCATGTATTCATAATAGAATTAATAtaaaacttttattttgatGTAGATTCTATTCTCGTTATGTTTTCTTCTACAAATATAGTTTGTGTACTTGGAAAAACATGAAGAAAGATCCAAGCATCATGAAGGAAAACATGAAATGGACTCTAGCAATGGATGAAGTCTTCATTCAAGCCCTTTTGGATCAGCATTATGAAGTATTTTGGGTGGATGGAACTTTTACACCAACTGCATACAACAATATTATCAATGAGTTGAAGAAGAAACTTGGAATAGaatttaccaaaaatcatttgaagaaTCAATTGAAGACACTCAAGGAACACTTCAAAGAGTCCTGTGATTTCTTTAGAAATGGAAAATTGAGTGGTTTTTCTTGGAATCCATTCACAAAAACTTGGGGCGCTGAACC encodes:
- the LOC113740900 gene encoding uncharacterized protein, giving the protein MSYFYRRFGETVSHHFHRVLRAIIALEDQFLHQLMGEQVPSEILNSARFYPYYKDCVGAIGGTHVRVKVSSIDAAKYRGRKEHLTQNVLAACKYYLVDVGFMLRRGLLTPYRNFDPDLEYINEAGEELARQSPSEKESGDISAEKDHAQGESLRNEIAMQMWNDYLT